The following proteins come from a genomic window of Candidatus Dependentiae bacterium:
- a CDS encoding Fe-S cluster protein: MSMQIYQKELMDHFKNPKNCGHLENPDFKVADENPSCGDKVSIEGKIQDDLICDLKFVSSGCVLSQASASILTEMCKNKKISEVLNISPETFIKEVGITLGPNRIKCALLPLVVLKKGLAPFNNSNSR, from the coding sequence GTGAGCATGCAGATTTATCAAAAAGAATTAATGGATCATTTTAAAAATCCTAAAAATTGTGGTCATTTAGAAAATCCAGATTTTAAAGTAGCGGATGAAAATCCTTCTTGTGGAGACAAAGTCTCAATCGAAGGTAAAATACAAGATGATTTGATTTGCGATTTAAAATTTGTTTCTAGTGGTTGCGTCTTGAGCCAAGCTTCGGCATCAATTCTTACTGAAATGTGTAAAAATAAAAAAATATCTGAAGTTTTAAATATTTCACCTGAAACCTTTATCAAAGAGGTTGGTATCACTCTTGGTCCCAATCGTATCAAATGTGCACTTCTTCCTCTCGTTGTTTTAAAAAAAGGTTTAGCGCCTTTTAACAATTCAAATAGTAGATAA
- a CDS encoding leucyl aminopeptidase: MISIRLSENSFWENRAEGYFFLLEENFSISPNLKVIEKDCYPHLSEILKKHKFEGKCGQSFVLSGLRAGELVQFVFVGIGKIDISWDKKLDHLRKAIDKLVKTMKNLEIKSGVLSIPYMHERKDLKISEIVKQIAVSAQIANYEFTAFKADKKEEFSGEIILTNGEKEVLAEEKALIEEFLFQGMTIGKAMNMARHWADTPPNVLTPTVFAKEVEALAKSANLKYSVFGRDKAIELGMGGFACVDAGSDQDGKFIIVEYKSDVKNASLIGLVGKGVTFDSGGISLKPSAGMTGMKYDMCGAAAVMATIKAISEIKPDVDVVVVAPVVENMPSGKSSRQDDIVTFMNGKTAEIKSTDAEGRLILADALCYLQKFYKPTVIIDIATLTKAVEIALGHFYAGLLSRDEKLVKELEIAGQITGDKVWQLPLDDEYKPAIESDFADLSNTGKSTYGAGTITAGLFLENFVDKNIPWAHLDIAGVASDVPGIKGASGAGIRLLVEYILKHQ; this comes from the coding sequence ATGATTTCAATTCGTTTATCAGAAAATTCATTTTGGGAAAACAGAGCAGAGGGATATTTTTTCCTGCTTGAAGAAAATTTTTCTATCTCACCAAATTTGAAAGTTATCGAAAAAGATTGTTATCCGCATTTAAGTGAAATTTTGAAAAAACATAAATTTGAAGGTAAATGTGGTCAAAGTTTTGTTTTGAGTGGTCTTAGAGCTGGAGAACTTGTTCAGTTTGTTTTTGTAGGAATAGGAAAAATTGATATCTCTTGGGATAAAAAACTTGATCATTTACGCAAAGCAATTGATAAACTTGTTAAAACAATGAAAAATTTAGAAATCAAATCTGGAGTTTTATCCATTCCTTACATGCATGAGCGAAAAGATCTAAAAATTTCTGAAATTGTTAAGCAGATTGCAGTTTCCGCTCAAATCGCAAATTATGAATTTACAGCGTTTAAAGCAGATAAAAAAGAAGAGTTTAGTGGCGAAATTATTTTGACCAACGGCGAAAAAGAAGTTTTGGCAGAAGAAAAAGCGTTGATCGAAGAGTTTTTGTTTCAAGGTATGACTATCGGCAAAGCTATGAATATGGCACGTCATTGGGCGGATACTCCACCCAATGTTTTGACCCCAACTGTTTTTGCAAAAGAGGTCGAAGCATTAGCAAAATCTGCAAATTTGAAATATAGCGTTTTCGGACGAGATAAAGCGATCGAGCTTGGAATGGGTGGATTTGCTTGTGTTGATGCTGGTTCAGATCAAGATGGAAAATTTATAATTGTTGAGTACAAATCGGATGTGAAAAATGCATCACTTATTGGTTTGGTTGGAAAAGGTGTAACATTCGATTCTGGTGGAATTAGTCTAAAACCATCTGCTGGTATGACTGGTATGAAATATGATATGTGTGGTGCTGCAGCTGTTATGGCAACGATCAAAGCAATTTCTGAAATTAAACCAGATGTTGATGTTGTTGTGGTTGCGCCTGTTGTAGAAAATATGCCAAGTGGTAAAAGTAGTCGACAGGATGATATTGTCACATTTATGAATGGTAAAACTGCAGAGATTAAAAGTACTGATGCAGAAGGTAGATTAATACTTGCAGATGCACTTTGTTATTTGCAAAAATTTTATAAACCAACTGTTATTATTGATATTGCAACTTTGACAAAAGCTGTTGAAATAGCGTTGGGACATTTTTATGCTGGTTTATTGAGTCGAGATGAAAAATTAGTAAAAGAGTTAGAAATTGCAGGTCAAATAACAGGTGATAAGGTATGGCAACTTCCTCTCGATGATGAATATAAACCTGCAATAGAATCTGATTTTGCAGATCTTTCAAATACTGGTAAATCAACTTATGGAGCAGGAACGATCACAGCGGGACTATTTTTAGAAAATTTTGTAGATAAAAATATTCCGTGGGCACATTTGGATATTGCTGGAGTCGCTAGTGATGTTCCAGGTATCAAAGGTGCGAGCGGAGCTGGTATTAGATTGCTTGTAGAGTATATTTTGAAACATCAATAA
- a CDS encoding cysteine desulfurase, translated as MNFKKIRSDFPIFGKKGAPKELIYLDSAATSQKPISVIDAITDFYKNSNSNVHRGIYDLSEQNTAKFEATREKVAKFINADSKEIIFTYGATDSINFVAQTWARQNLSKGDEILLSPTEHVSNFLPWQVISKDLGVSIKYFPFDSNNFVVGFEQKEEELNLDNIGVYGELDEQKIVVPKLDYDFWKKVISNKTKLIAFAPYSNVIGPIFDFENFVFEDFIKRVREVGAKILIDASQMIAHCKVDVQKWGADFLAFSSHKLLGPTGVGILYIKKDLHDSIEPFRFGGSMVYSADVKKSIWKEAPHKFEAGTPPIAGVIGLGAALDYINSNIDFNALKEHEAKLCSKLLDGLESIKDIEILGNKNLIRKDGHLVSFNIKGIHPHDIAAYLDMRGIMVRAGNHCAQPFMNMLGKDSSLRVSFYLYNNLEEVDLLLLTLNEAINSLKKD; from the coding sequence ATGAATTTTAAGAAAATTAGATCAGATTTTCCTATTTTTGGTAAAAAAGGTGCTCCAAAAGAGTTAATTTACCTTGATAGTGCTGCGACTTCACAAAAGCCGATTTCTGTTATTGATGCAATTACCGATTTTTATAAAAATTCTAACTCGAATGTTCATCGCGGAATTTATGATTTAAGTGAGCAAAATACTGCTAAATTTGAAGCAACTCGAGAAAAAGTAGCGAAATTCATCAATGCTGATTCTAAAGAAATTATTTTCACTTATGGTGCGACCGATTCTATAAATTTTGTAGCTCAAACTTGGGCAAGGCAAAATCTCTCAAAAGGTGATGAAATTTTACTTTCACCAACGGAACATGTTTCCAATTTTCTTCCATGGCAAGTTATTTCAAAAGATTTAGGCGTTTCAATAAAATATTTTCCTTTCGATTCCAATAATTTTGTTGTTGGCTTTGAGCAAAAAGAAGAAGAATTAAATTTAGATAATATTGGTGTTTATGGTGAGCTTGATGAGCAAAAAATAGTAGTACCAAAGTTAGATTATGATTTTTGGAAAAAAGTTATTTCAAATAAAACCAAATTAATTGCTTTTGCTCCTTATTCTAATGTGATAGGTCCAATTTTTGATTTTGAAAATTTTGTATTCGAAGATTTTATCAAAAGAGTAAGAGAAGTTGGTGCCAAAATTTTAATTGATGCTTCGCAGATGATTGCTCATTGCAAAGTCGATGTGCAGAAATGGGGAGCTGACTTTTTAGCATTTTCATCTCATAAACTGTTAGGTCCAACAGGTGTTGGTATTTTATATATCAAAAAAGATTTACATGATTCTATAGAACCTTTCAGATTTGGTGGATCAATGGTTTACAGTGCAGATGTTAAAAAATCGATATGGAAAGAAGCGCCTCATAAATTTGAAGCAGGAACTCCTCCGATCGCAGGTGTGATTGGTTTAGGTGCAGCTTTGGATTATATAAATTCCAATATAGATTTCAATGCATTAAAGGAACATGAAGCGAAGCTTTGTAGTAAACTTTTAGATGGTCTTGAATCTATCAAAGACATTGAAATTTTAGGAAATAAAAATTTGATTAGAAAAGATGGGCATCTTGTAAGTTTCAATATTAAAGGAATCCATCCTCACGATATAGCAGCTTACCTTGATATGCGTGGAATAATGGTGAGAGCTGGAAATCACTGTGCTCAACCTTTTATGAATATGCTAGGCAAAGATTCTTCTTTGCGTGTAAGTTTTTATCTTTATAATAATTTGGAAGAAGTTGACTTGTTATTATTGACTTTGAATGAAGCGATCAATTCTTTAAAGAAAGATTAA